One Pseudalkalibacillus hwajinpoensis genomic window carries:
- a CDS encoding recombinase family protein, which produces MGKVFGYARVSTQDQILDLQIDALEKAGAAVIYKEKITGTRKERPELEQLLKAISKGDSVVVYKLDRISRSTKHLIELVETFEEKKVNFISIQDNIDTSTAMGRFFFRTMASIAELERDIISERTKSGLQSARMRGRNGGRPSKDPELVERALKLHSSKQYSIKEITDMTGVSKSVLYRALEKN; this is translated from the coding sequence ATGGGGAAAGTTTTTGGATATGCTCGTGTTTCTACTCAAGATCAAATTTTAGATCTTCAAATTGATGCTTTAGAAAAAGCAGGCGCAGCTGTTATTTACAAAGAGAAAATAACTGGAACGAGAAAAGAACGTCCAGAATTAGAACAACTCCTAAAGGCTATAAGTAAAGGTGATTCTGTGGTCGTTTATAAGTTGGATCGTATCTCAAGGTCTACAAAACATCTAATTGAATTGGTTGAAACCTTTGAAGAAAAAAAGGTCAATTTTATTTCCATACAGGATAATATTGATACATCTACAGCTATGGGACGTTTTTTCTTCCGAACAATGGCCAGTATTGCTGAACTAGAACGAGATATTATCAGTGAGCGTACAAAATCAGGATTACAATCTGCAAGAATGAGAGGCCGAAATGGGGGGAGACCTTCCAAAGACCCCGAGTTGGTGGAACGTGCTTTAAAACTACATTCATCTAAACAATATAGCATCAAAGAAATTACGGATATGACGGGTGTTAGTAAATCAGTGTTGTATCGAGCTTTGGAAAAAAATTAA